A window of the Arenibacter algicola genome harbors these coding sequences:
- a CDS encoding pirin family protein: MKTILHTAESRGHADHGWLNSYHSFSFANYHNPERMNFGVLRVLNDDTVSGGQGFGQHPHKNMEIISIPLKGDLEHKDSMGNTTVIKEGDVQVMSAGTGVFHSEYNKNKNEEVKFLQIWVFPKTQNITPRYDQISTRDLATKNSFYQILSPEKTEQGVWIHQDAWFSLGDFETENTSTYTLNKNGNGLYIFVLEGEVSIGDQALKRRDGMGIWDTDQIELTATAPSKVLLMEVPMAQI, encoded by the coding sequence ATGAAAACTATTCTACATACAGCAGAGAGCAGAGGACATGCCGATCACGGTTGGCTAAATTCCTACCACAGCTTTAGTTTTGCCAATTATCACAACCCGGAGCGTATGAACTTTGGAGTTCTTAGGGTGCTAAACGACGATACCGTCTCTGGAGGGCAGGGCTTCGGTCAACATCCGCACAAGAACATGGAAATCATTTCCATTCCCTTGAAAGGAGATTTGGAACACAAGGACAGTATGGGAAATACCACCGTTATCAAAGAAGGTGATGTACAGGTGATGAGTGCTGGAACCGGTGTTTTTCACAGCGAGTATAACAAAAACAAAAATGAAGAGGTTAAATTTCTGCAGATTTGGGTGTTTCCAAAAACACAAAATATAACTCCTAGATATGATCAAATTTCTACCCGTGATCTGGCTACTAAAAATTCCTTTTACCAAATCCTTTCTCCCGAAAAAACGGAGCAGGGAGTATGGATTCATCAGGATGCTTGGTTTTCCTTGGGTGATTTTGAAACAGAAAATACTTCAACTTATACTTTAAATAAGAACGGTAATGGTCTATATATATTTGTTCTGGAAGGCGAGGTTTCCATTGGGGATCAAGCCTTAAAAAGACGAGACGGAATGGGAATATGGGATACCGACCAAATTGAGCTTACTGCAACAGCACCCAGCAAAGTACTATTAATGGAAGTTCCAATGGCACAAATTTAA
- a CDS encoding DUF2207 domain-containing protein, with amino-acid sequence MKNTYYLLLVLLTINTGLAQDFTVKNYTVDITVHEEGYFDVVENYDLNFEIPKHGIYRTIQTKYDLIDSKGNESTRKIRISKIKVPDYKFEAPFDFVQKMQDQLEIKIGDKDITLVGPQHYEIKYRVHNAFLFEDSHIRFYWNIKPEDWLADFHQVSFTIRLPDNVYPGKENSFVYTGDRGTSSITSAMQLYYTDNEFSGTSKAGFVSHPGQSVTVLINLPLGSVKEEKPFWPFWDSYGWVFLIGIMLFAFFRVWWKFGKDKRVIAATSYYPPDSLDPAMVGFLINDKDDNSDLIALIPYWGSKGLIRLEEIPKKGLFGSKDTRIIRLQSLPPDSPSYELEIFRGLFGDNNNVVGTEVLVSSLKDTFYTKMIKARSQLKESAQPYYEAESKKMQGIMYVALIALAIGLTMVGLFFWGPLAAVAIVGFCVILIFVNRFMVKKNEKGNELLSELMGFKRFIKVAEENRLKMLLKGDPHYFENTLGYALAFGLFDQWAKKFRDLNILPPDWYTSTSSSSLTMNQFSKSFSNAMASTKSNMVSSPSSSGSSGGGSSGGGFGGGGGGSW; translated from the coding sequence ATGAAAAATACCTATTACTTACTTTTGGTTCTTTTGACCATAAATACGGGATTGGCCCAGGATTTTACGGTTAAGAATTACACTGTCGACATTACGGTTCATGAAGAAGGTTATTTTGACGTAGTGGAAAACTACGATCTTAACTTCGAAATCCCCAAACACGGTATTTATAGGACTATTCAAACAAAATATGACCTAATCGATTCCAAGGGTAACGAATCTACACGCAAGATCAGGATTAGTAAGATAAAGGTTCCAGATTACAAATTTGAAGCTCCGTTCGATTTTGTACAAAAGATGCAGGACCAATTGGAAATCAAAATTGGGGATAAGGATATTACCCTGGTGGGTCCCCAGCATTACGAAATAAAATACAGGGTCCATAATGCCTTTCTTTTTGAGGATTCGCATATCCGGTTTTATTGGAACATTAAACCGGAGGATTGGTTGGCCGATTTTCATCAGGTCAGTTTTACCATTAGACTTCCGGACAATGTATATCCCGGCAAGGAAAATAGCTTTGTTTACACTGGGGATAGGGGTACTTCCTCTATAACTTCTGCCATGCAATTATATTATACAGATAATGAATTCTCGGGAACAAGCAAGGCTGGCTTTGTATCCCATCCCGGACAAAGTGTTACAGTATTGATCAATCTTCCCTTAGGATCGGTTAAGGAAGAGAAACCTTTCTGGCCTTTTTGGGATAGCTATGGTTGGGTATTCCTTATTGGGATAATGCTTTTTGCATTTTTCAGGGTATGGTGGAAATTTGGCAAGGACAAACGTGTCATTGCCGCCACCAGTTATTATCCGCCGGACAGTTTAGATCCGGCCATGGTGGGTTTTTTGATCAACGATAAGGATGACAATTCCGACTTAATAGCCTTAATACCTTATTGGGGCTCAAAAGGATTGATAAGACTTGAAGAAATTCCCAAAAAAGGTCTTTTTGGATCAAAGGACACTAGAATCATACGACTTCAGTCTTTGCCACCGGATTCTCCCTCCTATGAATTGGAAATATTCAGGGGGCTGTTCGGTGACAACAACAATGTTGTTGGTACCGAAGTGCTGGTGAGTAGTTTAAAGGATACCTTTTACACCAAAATGATCAAGGCACGTAGCCAGTTAAAGGAAAGTGCGCAACCCTATTACGAAGCGGAGTCAAAAAAAATGCAGGGTATTATGTATGTAGCCTTGATTGCTTTGGCCATTGGACTTACCATGGTGGGCTTGTTCTTTTGGGGCCCTTTGGCGGCAGTGGCAATAGTTGGTTTTTGTGTCATACTGATTTTTGTCAATCGATTTATGGTCAAAAAGAATGAGAAGGGCAATGAGTTGCTGTCAGAATTAATGGGATTTAAAAGATTTATCAAGGTAGCTGAAGAAAACAGATTAAAAATGCTTTTAAAGGGTGACCCTCATTATTTTGAAAATACCCTGGGATATGCACTTGCCTTTGGTTTGTTTGATCAATGGGCCAAAAAGTTTCGAGACCTAAATATACTGCCCCCGGACTGGTACACGTCTACTTCCAGTAGCAGCCTTACCATGAATCAGTTTTCCAAATCTTTTTCCAACGCCATGGCCAGTACCAAATCCAATATGGTGAGTTCCCCTTCCAGTAGCGGAAGTTCTGGTGGAGGTTCCTCTGGTGGGGGGTTTGGTGGTGGCGGAGGCGGTAGCTGGTAA
- a CDS encoding nuclear transport factor 2 family protein translates to MKKSILIAMVLVVVFGYSQKKKNGTIYLEHPAIGVVNEIMAAFVAGDSDKVGTYLTDDFMAYNGFSTNKDDKGTTKEEFLKRVDFWKNNMSYLSMEPTAGSYPDALEYKESGVWVQTWDHIKGMHNKSGVKLDMPYHRLYKLDENNKIKNMIDYYDNDVIWEVRRSFSDRQNGTIYNHHDNINTVRKMMHAFEFNDMDTAYSFFADDAKFYSLELPDGESLNLDEIKERNRQLMEAYDFDSIDETGYPDYLEYDMQDAKVVQSWWKFRLTRKSDGKKIILPALYLHDFDEEGKIIRSIAYVSTKVLDAK, encoded by the coding sequence ATGAAAAAATCAATTTTAATAGCTATGGTACTCGTAGTAGTATTTGGCTATTCACAGAAGAAAAAAAATGGGACCATTTATCTGGAACATCCTGCAATTGGAGTAGTTAATGAAATTATGGCAGCCTTTGTGGCAGGCGATTCGGACAAGGTTGGAACTTATCTTACCGATGACTTTATGGCCTATAACGGGTTTAGTACCAATAAAGATGATAAAGGTACTACGAAGGAAGAATTCCTGAAACGGGTAGATTTTTGGAAAAACAATATGTCTTACCTATCAATGGAACCTACGGCAGGATCTTATCCCGATGCTTTGGAATATAAAGAAAGCGGGGTTTGGGTACAAACTTGGGACCATATAAAAGGGATGCATAACAAATCCGGCGTCAAATTGGATATGCCTTACCATAGGCTCTATAAACTGGATGAGAATAATAAAATTAAAAACATGATCGATTATTATGATAATGATGTTATTTGGGAAGTGAGAAGGAGTTTTAGTGATCGACAAAATGGTACCATTTATAATCATCATGACAATATTAATACGGTGAGGAAAATGATGCATGCATTCGAATTTAATGATATGGATACGGCATATAGTTTTTTTGCCGATGATGCTAAATTTTATAGTTTGGAACTTCCTGATGGAGAGTCTCTTAACTTGGATGAGATAAAGGAACGCAATAGGCAATTAATGGAAGCCTATGATTTTGATAGTATAGATGAGACCGGTTATCCCGACTATTTGGAGTACGATATGCAGGATGCGAAGGTGGTACAATCATGGTGGAAATTTAGATTGACAAGAAAGTCGGACGGTAAAAAAATAATTTTACCTGCCCTATATCTTCATGATTTTGACGAGGAGGGAAAAATCATAAGATCGATTGCCTATGTCAGTACCAAAGTTTTGGATGCCAAATAG
- a CDS encoding LemA family protein, whose translation MVTLIIFLGILALIALFLVNVFNRFATLRNLVKDAWSNIDVALKRRYDLIPNLVETVKGYAKHEKSTLEAVINARNAAMAVPSGDINAQIKAENQLQQSLRSIFALGEAYPDLKANTNYLDLQQKLNEIEENLERARRYYNGSVRENNTYGESVPGVLVASLFKYQHFDYFEAEEASRANVKVDFS comes from the coding sequence ATGGTTACATTAATTATTTTTTTGGGAATCCTTGCTTTGATTGCCTTGTTCTTAGTAAATGTTTTCAATCGCTTTGCCACACTTAGAAATCTTGTCAAGGATGCTTGGAGCAATATAGATGTGGCCCTAAAAAGAAGGTACGATCTTATACCGAATTTAGTAGAGACCGTAAAAGGATATGCCAAACATGAAAAATCTACCTTAGAGGCTGTGATAAACGCCCGTAATGCGGCTATGGCGGTCCCTTCTGGTGATATCAATGCCCAGATAAAGGCAGAAAACCAGCTTCAACAAAGTTTGAGAAGTATCTTTGCTTTGGGGGAAGCCTATCCAGATCTTAAGGCCAACACCAATTATTTGGATCTGCAACAAAAGTTAAATGAAATTGAAGAAAATCTTGAACGTGCCAGAAGGTACTATAATGGTTCTGTGAGAGAAAACAACACTTATGGGGAAAGCGTACCAGGGGTGCTTGTAGCCAGTTTATTTAAATATCAACATTTCGATTATTTTGAAGCAGAGGAGGCAAGTAGGGCGAATGTAAAAGTAGATTTCTCTTAA
- a CDS encoding OsmC family protein: protein MKFTRKASANWKGSGKDGKGTLSTESAILKDTQYSFKSRFEDGKGTNPEELVGAAHAGCFTMQLSFLLGEAGFTPTNLDTAAKVNFEDGSITQITLSLSGTVPGIKLEQFKEIAQKAKEICPISKLLKTNIVLEVSLHG, encoded by the coding sequence ATGAAATTCACTAGAAAAGCAAGTGCAAACTGGAAAGGTAGCGGAAAGGATGGCAAGGGTACCTTGAGTACGGAAAGTGCCATCTTAAAGGATACCCAATATTCCTTTAAGTCACGGTTCGAAGATGGTAAGGGTACCAATCCTGAAGAATTGGTGGGAGCGGCCCATGCAGGATGCTTTACCATGCAGCTCAGCTTTTTATTGGGGGAGGCAGGTTTTACTCCTACCAATTTGGATACAGCTGCCAAGGTAAACTTTGAGGATGGGAGTATAACGCAGATTACTTTAAGTCTGAGCGGTACGGTACCGGGGATCAAATTGGAACAGTTTAAGGAAATAGCCCAAAAAGCCAAAGAAATTTGTCCCATTTCCAAATTGTTGAAAACAAATATAGTGTTGGAGGTGAGCCTACATGGCTAA
- a CDS encoding EamA family transporter: MSKSQNTLLIVLAFFAIYVIWGSTYLMNKIAVHELPPFMLASVRFSVAGILIFILCKIMGIPLTITKKQLLNSIVAGFLFLAFGNGFVVWALKYVDSGFAALEIAAQPLVILLLMRILEGKKIQTMSVVGVIIGILGIYLLVSQNQVISQENSVLGMVMIFFCMVSWAYGSLFVAKADLPKNYFVNTGFQMFTAGIILMVGSLLIGETWTLPTTWSSPVQYAMLFLIVLGSIVAFTAFNYLLKVVSPEKVATSTYVNPIIALLLGWFFLDEQITTQSTIAAIVLLTGVYFINTRKKLVLFSRFSSRYSPKED, translated from the coding sequence ATGTCCAAATCCCAGAATACACTTCTAATAGTACTCGCTTTTTTTGCCATATATGTCATTTGGGGATCTACTTATCTGATGAACAAGATTGCTGTACATGAACTACCTCCATTTATGTTGGCTTCTGTACGCTTTTCGGTCGCTGGAATTTTAATTTTTATACTGTGTAAGATCATGGGCATTCCCCTGACCATAACTAAAAAACAACTACTGAATTCCATTGTTGCTGGATTTCTATTCCTAGCTTTTGGAAACGGATTTGTTGTTTGGGCACTTAAATACGTAGACAGTGGTTTTGCTGCTTTGGAAATAGCGGCACAACCCTTGGTAATTTTATTGTTAATGCGAATTCTAGAAGGGAAAAAGATTCAGACCATGTCCGTTGTTGGGGTTATTATCGGAATATTGGGAATCTATTTATTGGTAAGTCAAAATCAAGTTATAAGTCAGGAGAACTCCGTCTTAGGGATGGTCATGATATTTTTCTGTATGGTTAGTTGGGCATATGGCAGTTTGTTTGTTGCCAAGGCGGACCTGCCCAAGAATTATTTTGTCAATACAGGATTTCAAATGTTTACAGCGGGAATCATACTAATGGTAGGAAGTCTGCTCATTGGGGAAACCTGGACCCTTCCAACCACTTGGAGCAGTCCGGTTCAATATGCTATGCTGTTCCTAATCGTTCTTGGCAGTATTGTTGCTTTTACGGCATTTAACTATTTATTAAAAGTGGTTTCTCCGGAAAAAGTAGCTACTTCCACCTATGTAAACCCTATTATAGCGCTTTTGCTGGGCTGGTTTTTCTTGGATGAACAGATAACCACTCAGTCCACAATTGCGGCTATTGTGCTTCTAACTGGTGTCTATTTCATCAATACCAGAAAAAAATTGGTTTTGTTTTCTAGATTTTCAAGTCGGTATTCCCCAAAAGAGGATTAG
- a CDS encoding TonB-dependent receptor, with amino-acid sequence MKKYYFIAVIFIFGMVGFTNAQITGSVLDEEGTPLPGASIVIKGTTTGTTTDFDGNFTIEASMGDVLVVSYIGFETLPVTVNNSVMDIRLTSGVALSEVIIVGSRNPNRTATESTVPVDVIDMTELNNVAPQVNLNQILNYVAPSFTSNTQTISDGTDHIDPASLRGLGPDQVLVLINGKRRHTSSLINVNGTFGRGSVGTDLNAIPAAAIQRIEVLRDGAAAQYGSDAIAGVINIILNKNVNELTTTVTTGANFTKNANDQTGGVDGETTNISASYGIPLGDNGGFINLSGDFDVREEYSRMMEWEGSIFNAYNSIERLAVGQGLNLSSLTDSDVVNLAQNLPFLTQDDKDLISGFTSEELHSPTKIYSDGTVVFYNPLSNNTTDDELAARAQQRSDYNMRVGQSALRGGRLFANFSLPLDDIGTTLYSFAGISSRTGNSAGFYRLPNQSRTYTPAYIDGFLPEINSNIKDQSISIGIKGMVGDWSIDLSNTYGKNSFLYTIGNTHNASMQNASPTFFDAGGFSFMQNTSNLDITQFFEDVMSGLNVAFGAEYRVENYDIVAGEQASYGQYTSAGQLITVASQSPSRDFFGSARPGGSQVFPGFAPSNELSRGRSSVAGYFDVEADFSEAFLASFATRYENYSDFGGTINFKLAGRFKATENLNIRGALNTGFRAPSLHQINFNSTSTIFDNQGNPQEVGTFANNSRAATLLGIPQLKEETSQSVSLGLTAKIPDANLTITVDGYFVKINDRVVYTGQFSPSPDEGTGVDDIPAVYSGTQLELLNILRQANATAASFFANAIDTESKGLDIVLTHRTDLGANWRLKSDLAGTFSKTKKVGDINASDVLRNAGKVGTYFPEDSRVYLEEAVPRTKINLSNSLTSDKFIIFLRNVYFGEVTEATTTVANQQVFGTKLVTDLSVGYKATDALTLTLGANNLFDIYPDRAKDEFGNRSDGRFDWSRRAQQFGIGGRFLFARLNFTLK; translated from the coding sequence ATGAAAAAGTATTACTTTATTGCAGTGATTTTCATTTTTGGGATGGTTGGTTTTACCAACGCCCAAATAACGGGATCAGTTTTGGATGAAGAGGGAACACCTTTGCCCGGTGCATCCATAGTAATTAAAGGAACCACCACAGGTACCACCACGGATTTCGATGGCAACTTTACCATAGAAGCCTCGATGGGTGATGTTTTGGTGGTTTCCTATATTGGATTTGAGACCTTACCGGTAACGGTCAACAATTCCGTGATGGACATACGTCTCACTTCGGGTGTGGCCCTATCAGAAGTAATTATTGTAGGTTCCCGTAATCCGAATAGGACTGCCACCGAAAGTACCGTTCCCGTAGATGTCATAGACATGACGGAACTGAACAATGTGGCTCCCCAAGTGAATCTAAACCAGATATTAAATTATGTGGCACCATCCTTCACCTCCAATACCCAGACCATATCGGACGGTACAGATCATATTGATCCGGCCTCCCTTAGAGGATTGGGACCAGATCAGGTCTTGGTACTGATCAACGGCAAAAGAAGGCATACCTCTTCTTTGATCAATGTTAACGGGACATTTGGTAGAGGAAGTGTAGGAACGGATTTAAATGCCATCCCTGCCGCTGCCATACAGCGTATAGAAGTGCTACGGGACGGTGCAGCCGCCCAATATGGTTCAGATGCCATTGCTGGGGTTATCAATATTATATTGAACAAAAATGTAAATGAACTCACCACAACTGTTACTACAGGGGCCAATTTTACCAAAAATGCCAATGACCAAACAGGTGGCGTAGACGGGGAAACCACTAACATATCCGCTAGTTATGGCATACCATTGGGCGATAATGGTGGATTTATAAACCTCTCCGGAGATTTCGACGTTCGGGAGGAATATAGCCGAATGATGGAATGGGAAGGTTCAATTTTCAATGCCTATAATTCTATTGAAAGACTGGCCGTAGGTCAGGGCTTAAATTTAAGCTCCCTTACTGATTCAGATGTAGTTAACTTGGCACAAAACCTTCCATTTTTAACCCAGGATGATAAAGATCTTATCAGTGGTTTTACCTCAGAAGAATTACATAGTCCAACAAAAATTTATAGTGATGGCACGGTTGTTTTTTACAACCCTTTGTCCAACAACACTACGGACGATGAATTGGCGGCAAGGGCACAACAAAGAAGTGATTATAATATGAGGGTTGGTCAATCTGCGTTACGCGGTGGCCGTTTATTTGCCAATTTCTCCCTGCCCTTGGATGATATAGGTACAACGCTTTACTCCTTTGCCGGGATCAGTTCCAGAACCGGCAATTCAGCCGGATTTTATAGGTTGCCCAACCAAAGTAGGACCTATACTCCTGCTTATATTGATGGCTTTTTACCGGAGATCAATTCCAATATTAAAGATCAATCCATATCCATTGGTATAAAAGGGATGGTTGGTGATTGGAGCATCGACTTGAGCAATACCTATGGAAAGAACTCTTTTTTATATACTATTGGAAATACACATAATGCCTCTATGCAAAACGCCTCCCCCACCTTTTTTGATGCCGGTGGATTTTCATTCATGCAGAACACCTCCAATTTGGACATTACCCAATTTTTTGAGGATGTCATGTCAGGTTTAAACGTTGCTTTTGGTGCGGAATATAGGGTAGAGAACTATGATATTGTGGCTGGGGAGCAAGCTTCTTATGGTCAGTATACCAGTGCAGGACAATTAATTACTGTGGCTAGCCAGTCACCCTCTAGGGACTTTTTTGGAAGTGCTAGGCCAGGGGGCTCGCAAGTGTTTCCTGGTTTTGCACCTAGTAATGAACTTTCCAGGGGAAGAAGTAGTGTAGCTGGATATTTTGACGTAGAGGCCGATTTTTCGGAAGCCTTTTTAGCCAGTTTCGCTACCCGATATGAAAATTACAGCGATTTTGGTGGAACCATCAATTTTAAATTGGCAGGAAGATTTAAGGCTACTGAAAATCTAAATATTCGTGGAGCTTTAAATACAGGCTTTAGGGCGCCATCCCTACACCAAATCAACTTTAATTCCACTTCTACCATTTTCGATAACCAGGGCAATCCACAGGAAGTAGGGACTTTTGCCAATAACAGTAGGGCGGCCACACTTTTGGGTATTCCTCAGTTGAAGGAGGAAACTTCCCAAAGTGTTAGTTTGGGACTTACCGCCAAAATACCGGACGCCAATCTTACCATAACGGTGGATGGTTATTTTGTGAAAATAAATGATAGGGTAGTCTATACAGGACAGTTTAGCCCTTCCCCGGATGAAGGAACCGGAGTGGACGATATACCGGCGGTGTATTCCGGGACACAGTTAGAACTACTCAATATATTACGTCAAGCCAATGCCACGGCAGCCTCATTCTTCGCCAATGCAATTGATACTGAATCGAAAGGACTGGATATTGTTCTTACCCATAGAACCGACTTGGGAGCCAACTGGAGGTTAAAGTCGGATCTTGCAGGTACTTTCTCTAAAACAAAGAAAGTGGGAGATATCAATGCATCGGATGTTCTAAGGAATGCTGGCAAGGTCGGCACCTACTTTCCGGAGGATAGCAGGGTTTATTTGGAAGAGGCAGTGCCCAGGACCAAAATAAACCTTTCCAACAGCCTTACCTCGGATAAATTTATCATTTTCCTAAGAAATGTATACTTTGGAGAGGTAACCGAAGCAACAACAACGGTGGCCAATCAGCAGGTATTCGGTACTAAATTGGTTACCGACCTATCTGTAGGGTATAAGGCAACTGATGCCCTAACTTTGACCCTTGGGGCCAATAATTTGTTCGATATCTATCCGGACAGGGCCAAGGACGAATTTGGCAACCGTAGTGATGGCCGTTTCGATTGGTCCCGTAGAGCGCAACAATTTGGAATAGGTGGTAGATTCCTTTTTGCCAGGCTGAATTTTACACTTAAATAA